The genome window CGGGTATCGTTTTTCCCGTCGGGCGGCGATCGGTGAAGCTGGCGCCCCCGCAGTTCGAGGGGCTGTCAACGCCCTGGCCGAAGACGCGGGAGGAGATCTCGCCCAGCTTCTGGACGCCGCAGCCGATTTTGGATGCGCCCGCGAGGACCGCCGAATCCCGGATGATCTCCACCTCTTCGAAGATTTTCCTCTCCTGCACGGGGCACAGCCCCACGCGCCGGACGGCGAGCTCGCCGGGCCGGAGCAGAGCGAGGCGGAAGCCGGCGCGACCGTTCGCGAGGACTTGCCGCTCTGTCCGCAGCACATCCCCCTTCGCGATTTCCCGCTGGGCGCATCCCGCGAGAGTGGCGAGAAGAAGAAAAAGAAGAATTTTTCCAGGCGTCTGTCTCATCTTTTCACTCGAAGGGAGAGCGGGCAGCTCAAAACGATTCGTTCTCCCGGAAGAGAATCTCCAGCCCGTGAAGGGGCAGGCCGAAGTCCTGATAGCCGCTGCGGAGGGTATCGGTGTAGCGCCTCGTGGGCCGCGCCCCCCGGAGCGGCGTGCGCATCTGGTAGAGCATGGCGCGCATGGGAGCCTTGTCCGTCAGGATGACGCTTTCTGTGCGGCGGTAGAGGGCGGGGTATCCCTCGTAGTCATCCAGGGCCGGAAGGTCGGCCGTGTGCAGTGCGTAAAGGGCCCCGTGGACCGAATCGCCCGGCGAGGGAGCGATGGTGGCCCAGCCGGGGC of bacterium contains these proteins:
- a CDS encoding gamma-glutamylcyclotransferase, translated to MSTTRKTTKSFDRHLQYFAYGANLSQAEMRRRCPESRPLGPALLENHRLCIALPADAPPGPGWATIAPSPGDSVHGALYALHTADLPALDDYEGYPALYRRTESVILTDKAPMRAMLYQMRTPLRGARPTRRYTDTLRSGYQDFGLPLHGLEILFRENESF